CATGCAGCATTTTTGTCTTTCTTATTCCAGCTTACATAACTTGAGTTCCAGGAAGATGCAGGCCTGTAAACCTCCACAATGGTATCATCTGGCCTTGTATTTCCTGCAGGGTAATACCAGTAAAGGGAAAGGGCAGCACCGGTGACTTCCGTACTTACTTCTGCAGTTTCATCGTATACGCTCAGATCAAACCACATAACATCCCTGTATCTGGCATCGTTCATCCCCCCCACGTCAATAAAAGTTGAATCCTGATACACAGTATCAGGAGAAGCCTCACGCAGACGGTTGTCATATACTTCAGGGATTGGTTCGGGACCGACTCCTGAAAGGGATGCGTGGATAGTGTTTCCGTACCTTCCGATATTGGCCCTGTTCCCGTTATCTTCAGGTTCTTTTGAATAGTCAGAAGATGGGTTTCCGGCATCAATGCATGGAGAGCTCACACTGTCTTTTACCCATGCTGACCCTGTCCAGCGTCCCGTCTCTGATTTAAGGTGATAGTCACCATTTTTACTGTCTACGAAAAGAGGATCAACATTGATGTCCGTCAGGTGATTTACGTTCTTATAATCGCCGGCTGCGCTATTATATACACAGTTGTATTCTACCACCATATTGTGCGATTTGGGGAGGCAGTTCAAAATTCCATATCCGGTTCCTTGCCCTTCTCTGACATTCCATGTTAATCTGGGAGTTGTATTGGCAATAATATTATTCCTTATAGTTGTCGTGAATCCTGATCCTGAAGGGCCTGCATTGTCGTAAGTCATGTACATATTTACAACTGCAGCGTTATGTACTCCCTCAAAGACGTTGTTTTCGATCAATACATTATGGAATCCGCTGCCAAGAACTCCGCCAACCCACTGAATATTTTTGTTCGTACCTGTGCCATTGAAAATATTGTGGTGGATGTAGCAGCTTGTTAAGGTTTTATCATAGGCTCCTTCGGTTCCGATAACCCATATTCCCGGTCCGTAAGTATTCGTGATCAGGTTATCATAGATCTCTACATTCATAACATCAGCTGATCTCTGGACCTGAATTCCCGGGCCTGCATCCGGGTAAGAATCAATAAAGTTATCATGGAATTTTACGTTGTTCGAATTCCAGACTCTAAGTGCACTGTTTATCCGGCAGGTAATCCTGTTATTCCAGGCCTCCACATTATCGGATTCAATAGCATAAAGCCCATCGTGTCCAAGCAAATAGATTTTATTGTTATAGAACTGGATATTCTCACAGTAGTATGTTCGCAGTCCGTCGCCATGTCCATCGTGCATGTACATATCATAAACACTTATATTTTTCACTCTACCGAAATAAATACAGTTGTAATATCCTTTTCCCTTTGACAATTCGGTGTTACCTTTGTGGTTTGCATTAATTTCAAATCCTCTTACAGTAACATTGCTTATTGAACCCTTACTACCAATTAAGGGGATCATAGTCTCCCATCCTGCATGATTTACCAGTTTGACAACAGCATCTGAATCTCCCTCCAGAATAGTGTTGCTGCCCTGAATGTAAATGGTACTGTTGATGGTATAGGTAAAGGGACCTCTGAGATGAACGGTTGTATAAGCAGAGTTTTCCGCCACAAATTTAAGGGCCTGATTTATCTGCACTTCATCGCCTTTTCCATCACAGTTAAAGTCCCCACTCCCGTCTCCCGCAACGTAAACAATAGGAGCCGTCGGAGTCTTACACAAAGCAGTAGGCATACTGATCAGTATAAGACAAACTATTAGAAAAGAAATTATAAATTTTTGATTCAACTTATCACCTGGATTATCATAATTCAGTTTTTTCCTGTTCTGGGTAATTAGCCCGTCCTGGGGTCATTATCTGAAAAATGATAGTGTTCTATTGATAAAAACTCAATTTTTTTATTCAGTTTCTCCCCTGGTTATTGAGTTTTTATAGTTAGTATCCACTCCGTAGCATGAACAAATCATAAATACTCTGGTTAAAATCTTCAATCCAGAGAATAATATATTAAAATAAAGAGAGATACCGACAACGGAATATTATTCTTCTTTTTCAGATAATGTCTCCTTTGTAAGTTAATTCCCCCCTTTTACAAACAATCGAAAAAACTATCCATAGTTTTACCTAATTTAATTTCAATTGTTCTCGTTGTAAATTAGATATTATATTATAAAAAAGTATATGCAATGTTTTTAAAATATTTTAACAGTTTGGGGAAAAATACTTTCTTTAGTTATACTACTGGGGATATTAGATGAAAAAGTTATAATAGCGGGGTTCTGATTAAAATCATCAAGAAAGATTCATAAATTAGAAAATTGGCGAAGTTACAGGTGTAATAGCAGAAAAGCAATGTTAAATGAAAAGATCCTAAAAAGGGTAAAACTCAGATCTTTTTAAAAAGTTTCTTATACACAGTTTTATCTGTATGACCTATCTGTTCTTTGTCTTCATGACCTCTCGGTTGTTTTATCTGTCTAATCTATCTATTAACTCTTGAGAATATGATCATAAGCGAAATATACGTAACTCGATTTGCACTCTTTATTTCTCTATTTTTCGACTTATTTCATTAATTCCTTAAATAAAAGTTAACTAACAATATTATAGAGGAATTAAAGAGACAAATTCCAAGTTTCGAATCGTCTTAATAATCAAAGACCTGGTTTATAAGCTGGTTTATTATGCAGACAGAATATTATTTATATCTCGTGATTTAATGGCTTTTACTAGCTTCATTGCAAACAGACAGTACCTTTTTTGCAACACTATTCCAGCTATGATTTTTAACAATATATTTACGGCCCTTTTCTCCCATTAATTTTCTGGAATTTTCATCTCGGAGTAATTTTATTACAGCAGCTGCAAGTTCTTCCGAATTTTCAGGTGTCACAGCAATTCCTCCTCCAGACAGCTCAATTAAATCTTTTACGCCAGGAATCGCACTTGCTACAAGCGGTTTCCCGCAGGCAAGATATTCATATGTTTTTAAAGCTGACAAGCCAATTTTCGAATTTCTTTCTTTTATAAATGGGGCAACACAAATATCCGAGGCATTAATGTATACAGGGACTTTTTCGTAAGGTATTCTCCCAGTAAAAATGAAATTATCCAGTAAACCCAGATCATCTGCCAACTTCATCCATTCTTTTTTCATAATGCCGTCTCCAACGATCAGGAAGCGGGCGTCGGCAAATTCTTTCAAAATTAAAGGGGCTGCCCTTATCAGATATTCAACACCCTGCCAGGGAATTAAATTCCCAACAAAGCAAATGTAGTGCAGTGTACTGTCTAAATTTAATTCGTTTTTTACTTTATTTTTATCCATTGGGATAAATAATTCCGTGTTAGCACCATTATTTATTACAACAATTTTGGACTCCGGAATGAAATATATCTCCATAAGTCCCTTTTTTACTCCATCGGTTACAGCAATAAGTTTGCTGCATCCTTTTAAGTTTATGCTCTCTATCAGTTGTGCGATCTTAATTTTCGATTTTGATGAACCCTGAATAATCATCTCATCTATTGTAATCCCATTTACTTCTCCAACTTGTGGAATCCCCAGAATCGACGATACGATAGTAGAAGAAGCGCCACTCCCGGATAATCTTGCATAAAACAAATCCGGTTTCAATTTGATAGTATAATAAATGAGGTACAAAAAGAGAGATAATTGATATGTGAATATATTCAGGTAATTAGAAAATAAAAACTGGAAGTGAGTAGAAGGGACTTCTATTATATTCGGGTTTTTGTAGCTTCTATTTTTCGAACTTCTTGAAAAAAGTAGCACATCGACTCCCAATTTTTTAAGATTATTTAACAACTCAATTGTATGGACGTTGGATCCATTAAATAAGTCCAGCTGCATTCCATAACTAATAAACAATTTCATATAATTGTAACTCCCATTAAAGATATAGATGTCTTGTTATTTTCTGTTACTACTTCCCATTTATTGCATATTCTCAAAATACAGTCAGTTAGAAAATAGCTTTTGAAGATTTACTGGCGAAAAAAGGATAAAATCATGCATCCCTGGAGGACAGTCGATAATATAATTTTTCAAAACCATCTGTAATTGTTTCCCAGTCATAGTTTCTCACAATATGGTCTCTGGCATTGATCCCTATTCTATTTCTGAATTCTTCATTTTCTAACAGATATATTATTGATTCAGCTAGTTTTTCAGGATTTTTCGGAGGAACCAGTATACCATTTTCACCATCCTCTATTAACTCGTCACACCCTTCAACATCTGTCGCAACCGAAGGTACCCCGCAGGACATAGCCTCCATTAGACTTGTTGGGAATCCTTCTCTATAGGAAGGCAATACGAAAATAGTTGCATTTTTGTAATATTCGATAATCTGTGATCTACTTAAAGAACCGGTGAATATGACATTATCTTCCAGTCCAAGTTTTTTTACCTGTTTTTTTAAATTCTCCAGTATGGTCCCTGTACCCACTAAAATAAACTTGACATCTGGATATTTTTTGCACACAATGCTTGAACATTCGATTAAGTCGAATAAACCTTTAAACACTTCAAATCTGCCGGTATATAAAACGGATTTTAAATTTGATCTATTTTCGGGGGGGGTAAAGAAATCAGTATCTACTCCGTTATGAACTATACTTATCTCCCTTTTAATTGAATGGTACATTCTAAAATTATTAGCAGATGAATTTGATACAGCTGTTAATATATCACTTTTCTGAACAATTTCCTGTTCCACTTTAAATAAATATTTGCGTAATAGTTTTACAATAAAGAAATGCAGAGTTTTTACTTCCATAGAATCAAGCTTTTTTGTAGAATTACCGTGTGAAGTGAATATAACAGGCAGCGAACTGTTAAATACTGGCTTAACTGGCAGAAAATATCCATGCAAATGGATCAAATCAAAGTCAAATTTTAATGATTTTAACAGTTTAGTAACATATATTTCGTGAATTTTAAACGGAGATGGAAAAAACGGGATAAATCTTACTCTATAAACAGAAATCCCCTCTATCTTTTCATAATATGTTTTTCTCCAGGTTCCTCTTGTAATGACTGTGACTTCATGTCCTCTTTCTACAAGTTTTTTTGATAAATTATAGACATAAGTGCTTATACCACCTATATCAGGCGGGAACTCAGAAGTATACATGCAGATTTTCATAATTTTTGTCCTATATTATTAAGTGAAAAAAGATCGTTTTAATTCCATAAAATAACATATTTTTGTCTCGGAAAGTGTTTTTCTCAAAATGTGATTACTGGATATTCACTTTAGATATTACTTGCGTGATCCCTCTATAAAACGAATTATATGGAAATCCGCCTTTTGAGATCCCTTTTATTAATTCCGAACACCCTTCTTTATATTTCTTATTAAACAACAGGTCATAAACACCATGGTCACACAGATACCTGCCCTGATTTCTTATTCTCATTTCATGAATCAAAGTATCGAACTCGGTAGACTCATAACTATCATGACCAGAGTTTCTTCTTTCAATTGCGAACTCTCTGGCGATATCTGCATATATTCGTTGAAGGGTGTGGTGTTGCATAGTTACACTGCTATCGGAAACTCTCCATCTAATTAAAGGTAGTGCGATGTTGGATAATTTATATTTATCACTGAGCCTTAAAATAAGATCATAGTCCTGTGAGTATCGAAATTTTTCTCTATAGGATCCCACATTATCCAGGGCTTTCTTTCTGACCATTATAGAACTATGAATAAAAGGATTAAGATTGATAAGAAATCTATTTACAAAGTATGGTTGTGACATTACATTCATAGAGCCAATTTTATTTCCGGAACTATTAATCAGATGTGCTCCTGATCCTACCAGCCCCGCTTCTGGATAAGCATGCAAATGATCAAGCTCTTTTTCCAATCTTGAAGGCTCTGCAAAGTCATCCGAGTCCAGCCTTGCAATAAACTCCCCTTTAGAATTGTTTATCCCAATATTAAGAGAAATTGTTAAACCAAGATTATTTTCATTATCAATTACTTTAATTCTGGGGTCTTTTTCTGAAAATTGATTAACTATCTTCAGCGTATTGTCCGAAGAGGCATCATTTATAATTATAAGCTCCCAATTTTCATAGGTTTGATCTAAAATACTCGAAATCGAGTCCGAGATAAATTTTTCAGAATTGTATGCAGACATTACAACGCTAATAAGATCTTTTTTCATTGAGAAAACAACCGTAAACAGTTTTTTAGATGATTTCCGATTACACTCTTTACTATATTATTTTAGATATTTAAAAATTCTAGTTTAAAATTTTAGCAATGAAATTTCTTAAACTATCAAGAAGATCTAATCATTTGTAAATATATTGGTTTTTTTCTAAATTACTCGATAATTTGCCTGAATTTTTAATCATGAGAATTAAATCGAATTTCTAATTCAAATCCTATTTTTATTTTTTTTAAAGTATCCTTTCCTGATCAGGTTCTATTTTTAAATAACATCTTTTGTCTAACCTATTCAAATAGTTTCTTTATAACATAACTTTCATTTTCCTGTAAGATTTATAAAAAAATTAGTAACTATTCAGGGTATAGTTAACGGCGCTCTCTTGAGCGCCGCTATAATACCCTCCAAAACAGGTAATCCGTTCTTTCTAATTGTAGAGATGTAAGCTCTAATTCTGCAGAAAGCTTCCGCTCCTTGTATAGTTCTGAAAGTTCCTGATATTTTCTGCTGTAATTTCATCATCCTGATATCTCTTTCTGCTTGATTATTCTCAAACGGAACTTTCAAATCTGTCAGGAATCTCAGAATATTTTCTTTGTGTTCTATAAACCTATCTAGCAGATTCCTTGCTTTTGTTTTTGGATTTTTTCCACGTTTTCCTTTCTTTTCAGGATTTAGAGATTGTGGATTTTCTTCAATTCCTTTAATTATGATAGCATCGAACCTTTCTTCCAATGCTTTAATTTGCTCAAAATCCAGTTCTTTGACTTGATCCTTGCATTCGTCGGTATACTTTTTCATCTCAGTGAGCAATTCATTCATTTCTTTAGCCCACTGCTGTTTATAGTTCTCTTCAATTCCAGTAAGTTCTCTCTGTAAATGAGCATTACAGAGAGCATGATCACAGTCATAAACGTTGTAAGGTTTCCATCCGTCGTGAACTGCTACTCCCTTAAACTCCGGAAGAATACCCATAGCGTCTATTGCTTCTGCTCCTCTTTTTGAGTGAGGTAAATAACAGGTGTATTTCTCATTAGAAGCTACATGAAGCCAGTGTCTTTTTCCTTCAATCTTCATACCAGTTTCATCAAAATTGATTACAGGCGAGGCTAATAACTTCTCTCTAATAACGTTTTCAAATTCCTCTAAATTCTGGAAACATTCTCTTTCTGCTCTAATTATCGTAGCAGGACAGATTTTTATTCCCATTATGTCCTCAAAAAATTCGGAAATTCTTTCATAGGGGATAAAATGGTGATTTTTACAGTAAATAGCTGAAGCTAAAATATTTGGACCATACTGAACTGGATATTTAACTGATTCAGGAAAAACAGCTTTATTTATTTTTCCACAGTAAGGGCAGGTCTTTATCTGACTTTTGTGTTCTGTAACAATCAGATTTACAGGAGGAATATCAAAGACCTGTCTTTTCTCATAGGCTTCAACTTCAACATTCTCAAGAGTATGGCCACATTCTTTGCAGCAACTCAAAGAATGTTCTATTACCTACTCAGGATGATCAACCATTTCAAGAGTTGTTCCTGGATGACCATCTTGACCTCCAGGTTTTTTGCCACTCTTTTTACGGAGACTCTTGGGGTTAGGTTTCTCCTTGATAAAAAAATCAGTAGAAGGAGGGCGACTGCTGTTACGACTGTTTTGGTTTAAACGAGATTCTAATACCTTTACACGTTCTTCGA
This window of the Methanosarcina mazei S-6 genome carries:
- a CDS encoding disaggregatase related repeat-containing protein: MPTALCKTPTAPIVYVAGDGSGDFNCDGKGDEVQINQALKFVAENSAYTTVHLRGPFTYTINSTIYIQGSNTILEGDSDAVVKLVNHAGWETMIPLIGSKGSISNVTVRGFEINANHKGNTELSKGKGYYNCIYFGRVKNISVYDMYMHDGHGDGLRTYYCENIQFYNNKIYLLGHDGLYAIESDNVEAWNNRITCRINSALRVWNSNNVKFHDNFIDSYPDAGPGIQVQRSADVMNVEIYDNLITNTYGPGIWVIGTEGAYDKTLTSCYIHHNIFNGTGTNKNIQWVGGVLGSGFHNVLIENNVFEGVHNAAVVNMYMTYDNAGPSGSGFTTTIRNNIIANTTPRLTWNVREGQGTGYGILNCLPKSHNMVVEYNCVYNSAAGDYKNVNHLTDINVDPLFVDSKNGDYHLKSETGRWTGSAWVKDSVSSPCIDAGNPSSDYSKEPEDNGNRANIGRYGNTIHASLSGVGPEPIPEVYDNRLREASPDTVYQDSTFIDVGGMNDARYRDVMWFDLSVYDETAEVSTEVTGAALSLYWYYPAGNTRPDDTIVEVYRPASSWNSSYVSWNKKDKNAAWKNAGGDWYDKNGVLQGSTPYATFTIRGSTLPDNRYYELDVTELVKEYVTGKYENTGFLIKTRTENNNYIAFYSNEGGIEAQKPKLNITTKETPAPIIINETINEAIDNRLREASPDSVYQDSAFIDVGGMNDARYRDVIWFDLGEFNDTTEVTDSTLSLYWYYPAGNERPDDTVIEVYRPASEWNSSYVNWNKKDKNVAWKNAGGDWHDKNGATQGDTPYASIALKGSELPDNRYYELDVTELVKEYTSGKYENTGFLIKARNENNNYIAFYSNECGKETQKPSLNITKKVSSENIPVVPEIIEKITLNATLTGAIDNRLREASPDAVYQDSTFIDVGGMNNAVYRDIMWFDLNEFNNATEVTSANLSLYWYYPAENSRLNDTVIEVYRPASSWNSSYVSWNNRDKNVAWKYAGGDWYDKNGVSQGDTPYASITLKGSELPDNKYHEIDVTELVNEYASGKYENTGFLIKARNENNNYVAFYSNNCGNETQVPKLQLEYIN
- a CDS encoding glycosyltransferase family 4 protein, coding for MKLFISYGMQLDLFNGSNVHTIELLNNLKKLGVDVLLFSRSSKNRSYKNPNIIEVPSTHFQFLFSNYLNIFTYQLSLFLYLIYYTIKLKPDLFYARLSGSGASSTIVSSILGIPQVGEVNGITIDEMIIQGSSKSKIKIAQLIESINLKGCSKLIAVTDGVKKGLMEIYFIPESKIVVINNGANTELFIPMDKNKVKNELNLDSTLHYICFVGNLIPWQGVEYLIRAAPLILKEFADARFLIVGDGIMKKEWMKLADDLGLLDNFIFTGRIPYEKVPVYINASDICVAPFIKERNSKIGLSALKTYEYLACGKPLVASAIPGVKDLIELSGGGIAVTPENSEELAAAVIKLLRDENSRKLMGEKGRKYIVKNHSWNSVAKKVLSVCNEASKSH
- a CDS encoding glycosyltransferase family 4 protein, encoding MKICMYTSEFPPDIGGISTYVYNLSKKLVERGHEVTVITRGTWRKTYYEKIEGISVYRVRFIPFFPSPFKIHEIYVTKLLKSLKFDFDLIHLHGYFLPVKPVFNSSLPVIFTSHGNSTKKLDSMEVKTLHFFIVKLLRKYLFKVEQEIVQKSDILTAVSNSSANNFRMYHSIKREISIVHNGVDTDFFTPPENRSNLKSVLYTGRFEVFKGLFDLIECSSIVCKKYPDVKFILVGTGTILENLKKQVKKLGLEDNVIFTGSLSRSQIIEYYKNATIFVLPSYREGFPTSLMEAMSCGVPSVATDVEGCDELIEDGENGILVPPKNPEKLAESIIYLLENEEFRNRIGINARDHIVRNYDWETITDGFEKLYYRLSSRDA
- a CDS encoding glycosyltransferase family 2 protein, which produces MKKDLISVVMSAYNSEKFISDSISSILDQTYENWELIIINDASSDNTLKIVNQFSEKDPRIKVIDNENNLGLTISLNIGINNSKGEFIARLDSDDFAEPSRLEKELDHLHAYPEAGLVGSGAHLINSSGNKIGSMNVMSQPYFVNRFLINLNPFIHSSIMVRKKALDNVGSYREKFRYSQDYDLILRLSDKYKLSNIALPLIRWRVSDSSVTMQHHTLQRIYADIAREFAIERRNSGHDSYESTEFDTLIHEMRIRNQGRYLCDHGVYDLLFNKKYKEGCSELIKGISKGGFPYNSFYRGITQVISKVNIQ